The genomic window CACGACTTGTCCACAGGTTGTGGGGAAGATCTGTGGAGGAGGATCGAGATCATTCCGGGGGGCCGATGTTCGGCTATGGATTCCCCGTCAAAACCTGGTCCACACGCACTTTCGAGTGAGAAATACTCCCTCGGACGAGTGGGTTGGCCGAATTGCGATGACGCGTTGTGTCCTGCCTCACTCTGTGGCGTCCTGGTGTCTGTGTACCCATTTGTCGACTAGGTCGGCTTCCTGTGTCGACTTGTCCCCAGTTACCCACAGGCCGCGGTGCCTGCCTGTGGATAACTCATCAGTAGCTGTGCAGAACTTGCAGAACAGTTCAGCCGCGCCCGTCGAGGGCCCGGTTCAGCCAGTCCGCGGCGTCGGTGAACTCCGCGTCCCCGGTGCCGCGCGCCACCGTTCCGGACACCTTGTCGGCGCGCGGGTACGAGCCGAGGAAACGTACGTTCAGGCAGCGCCGCCGCAGCCCCATCAGCGCCTCGCCGACCCGCCGGTCGGTCAGGTGGCCCTCGGCGTCCACCGAGAAGCAGTACTGCCCCAGGCCCTCGCCGGTCGGCCGGGACTCGATCCGCATCAGGTTGACCCCGCGGATCGCGAACTCCTGCAGCATTTCAAGCAGCGCACCGGGATGGTCGTCGCGCAGCCAGAAGACCGCGGAGGTCTTGTCGGCGCCGGTCGGCGCCGCCAGCCGGGCCGGGCGGCCGGCCAGCACGAAGCGCGTCGTCGCGTTCTGCGCGTCATGGATCTCGGTGGCCAGCGCTTCGAGGCCGTAGGTCGGCGCGGCGAACTCCCCCGCGAAGGCGCCGTCGAAACGGCCTTCCTGCACCAGCCGGGCGCCGTCCGCGTTGGACGCCGCCGACTCCCACACCGCGTCGGGCAGGTGCTCGGCCAGCCACTGCCGCACCTGGATCTGCGCGGCCGGATGCCCGGTGACCGTCTTCACCCCGGTCAGGTCCGTGCCGGGGCGTACGAGCAGCGCGAACGCGATGGGCAGCAGCACCTCGCGGTAGATCATCAGCGGCTCGCCGAAGGCCAGCTCGTCCAGGGTGGCGGTGATGCCGCCCTCCACCGAGTTCTCGATCGGCACCAGCGCCCCGCCCGCCTCGCCGCCGCGCACCGCGTCCAGCGCGGCGGGCACCGAGACCATCGGCACCAGCTCGCGGGTCGCGGCCTCCGGCAGCGAGCGCAACGCGGCCTCGGTGAAGGTGCCTTCGGGGCCCAGATACGTATAGCGGCTCGCTGACGACATGCCATCAGCCTAACGGCCGTACGACTGCGCCGTCCGGGTCAGCACGGCCGCCCGCCGCGGGGGCTCGGGCGTCAGCCCTCCAGGAGGTGCTGCCCCACGTACTCGCCCCGACCCGGTCCGCCCGGCACCGCGAACAGGCCGCTCGACTCGTGGCGCAGGAAGCGCGACAGGCCGTCGCCGCCGTCGAGTTTGCGCTGCACGGGGACGAAGCCCTTCAGCGGGTCGGCCTGCCACGCCACGAAGAGCAGCCCGGCGTCCGGAGTGCCGTCCGTCCCGATGCCGTCGTGATAGGAGAACGCCCGCCGCAGCATGGCCGCGCCGCCGTTGGACGCGGCGGCGGCAACCCGGATGTGGGCGTCACCCGCGACGGCGAACGCCCCGTCGGCGTTGATCCTGCCCAGGTCGACCGGGGTGAACTCGGTGCCGCCCGACAGCGGCGCCCCGTCCGACTTGCGCCGCCCGATCACCTTCTCCTGGCGTGCCACGCTCAGGTGGTCCCAGTCGTCGAGCAGCATCCGGATCCGCCGCACCACCACGTAGGAGCCGCCCGCCATCCACCGCGGCGACCCCGCCGCCGGTACGAAGACGCGCCGTTCGAAGTCCGGGTCGGAAGGCTTGGGATTGTTCGTGCCGTCGATCTGCCCCATCAGATTGCGGCCGGTCATCGGGTGCGGGGTGGCCCCCGGGGTGCGGTTGAAGCCGTTCATCTGCCAGCGCACCGCCGCGGTGCCGCGGGCCGCCTTCTGCAGCGCCCGCAGCGCGTGGAAGGCGACCAGCGCGTCGTCCGCGCCGATCTGCACCCACAGGTCGCCGTTGCTGCGGGCGGCGTCCAGCCGGTCGCCCGCGAAGTCCGGCAGTGGCGCCAGCGCCTCGGGTAGGGCGGCGTCGAGACCGGTACGCCCGAAGAAGCTGCGGCCGAAACCGAAGGTGACGGTCAGCGAGGAGGGACCGGCGTCGTAGGCGACCTGGTCGTCGTACGCCGCCGGAGCCGACGGGCGGTCCGCCGCCGTCATCGTGCGCACCGCGTCCGACCAGCGCCGCATCAGCGCGGCGGCGGCCCGGCGGTCGGCGCCCCGCACAAGGTCGAAGGCCACCAGGTGGCCGCACGCCTGCCCGGGCTGCACGATGCCGGCCTGCCGGATCCCCTCGAAGGGGATGTGCGCCGAGCCGACCGTGGCCAGCGCGGTCGGCTCGGTGTCCACCGCCACCGCCACGCCCGCGCCGGCCGCGCCGCCGGCGACCAGCCCGGCCGCACCGGCCGCGCCCGCGGTGCCGAGCAGGCGCCTCCGGCTGATCGGCGCGGACCGCCGCTGCGTCAAGGCGTCGCCCTGTACCGCGGTTTCGTCCTGTACCGCGGCCTCGTCATCCGCCTTGGCGGCGCCGGAGTCCATTGCCGCGGCCTCCGTTCCCGGGGCGCGCGTCGCGGCGTCACCGCGGCGCGCCCCGGTCCTTGCTGTCTTGCTCATGCCCGCTCGCTCACGACGCGACCTGCACGTTCCTTGTCACCGTCACCTCGTCGATGTCGGAGGTGCGGACGGTCAGCGTGACCTGCCAGCTGCCGGCCAGCGGCAGCCGCACGTTCGACGCGATCCAGTGGCCGGCCCCGAAGGAGGTCACCTTGGCCGAGAGCGGGCCGAGATTCTGCGCGGGCAGGGTGAAGGCCAGCCGCACCTCCGGTGCCGTCACCGGCAGACCGGCCGCGTCGCTCAGCTCCAGGTGGACCACGGCGTCGGCGCCTGCCTTGGCGGGCGACAGCTCCAGATCCGCGGTGCCCTTGCCGTGGGGGCCGCCGGTGTCGAACGGGATGCGCAGGTCGACGTCCTGCGGCACGCGGGTCACCGGGGCGGTCACGCCGGGGCCGGCGGGCGCGGGTGCCAGCGCCTTCTGCTCCTCCGCGGCGCGGCCCGGCTGGCTGCCGGTCAGCATCGTGGTGACGGTCAGCAGGACCACGGCGATCCCGACCTCGGCCAGCACCGAGCGGCGCAGCGCGACCCTGGCGGGGTCGGCGTCGCGGGCCTTCTTCTCCCGGGCGGCCGTGCGGGCGTCCTGCTGCCTGCGCAGCTGCGCCGTACGCCGCGGATCCCCCGCCGCCCGGTCCTTGCCCGCGTCCGTACCGCTCGCGGAACCCGCGTCCGGCTCCGGGCCCCCGGCGTCGGGGTCGCCTGCCTTGTCCTTGACCTGCTCCCGGGCGCCGGTCGCCTCGGCGGCCTCCGACCCGCCGGCGGCCGCCTTCACGGTCTGCCGGGCCGTCTGCCGGCCGACCTTCCCGGCCGTCGCCGTCGCCATGGCCGCGGGCTCGCCGATCGAACGCGTCCAGCGGCGCGAGAACCAGGCGACGCACACCAGCGCGCCGACCAGCCCGATCTTGATCAGCAGCAGCCGCCCGTACGAGGTGTCGGTGAAGGCGCGCCAGGTGCCGATCTGCCGCCACGCCTGGTAGGTGCCGGTGCACACCAGCGCGGTGACCGCGGTCAGCGCGATGGTGGAGAAGCGGCGTACCGCGGCGCGTTCGACCGTACCTGCGGTGGAGGGCGCGCTGAGCGCCGTCAGCAGGGTGATCAGTCCGCCGAGCCAGACCGCCATGGACAGCAGATGGACCACGTCGACCGGCATCGCCACCTTGCGCTGGATTCCGACCGAGGCGTGCTCGGCCATCGCCCAGGTGGCGGCGATGCCGACGGCGACGACGCTGCCGCCGATGCCCAGGCCCCAGGCCAGGTCGGCGCGTTCCTCCGGGTCCTCCCGTTTGGCGTAGCTCCCGAAGAGCACGGCGAGGAAGACCGCGGCGGCGGCGAGCAGCAGCAGCCGGGAGATCAGCGCGGCGCCGGGCCTGGTCTCCAACTGGGCGCGGATGATGCCCAGGTCGAAGGCGTCGCCCAGCCCGCTGCCGTTGACGTAGGGGCCGCGCAGCATGATCAGCGCGATGGTGGCCGCGACCAGGGTGGCCCAGCCGCCGGCGACGAGCCGCTGCAGCGGGCGCAGGAGCGCGCCGCGGGGCCAGCACACGGACAGGAAGACGCAGCCGCCGACCAGCAGCGCGAAGCCGCCGTAGGCGAAGTAGCGGGCGACGCCGTAGAGGGTGCCCGCGGCGCCGCCGCCGAGTGCGGCCTGGTCCGACAGGTCGACGATGGTCTTCGAGGCCGCGCCCACCGAGAAGGTGAACGCGCCCGCGACCGGATGGCTGTCCTGCGAGACGGCCTTCCAGGCGACGGTGTACGTGCCGTTGCCGAGCCCGCTGCGCAGCGCGACCGTGGCGGTGGACCCGGAGCCCTTGCCCGCGGCATGGCCGGGCGCGCCCGTGGCCACGTTCGCCCCGGCCGGGTCGAGCACCCGCAGCGAGTCGGCGGACAGCAGCACACCCTCGGAGAAGGTGAGCACCACCTGCTGCGGCGCGGTCTGCACCACGGAGCCGTCCGCCGGGACGGTACGGATCAGCGCGGCGTGCGCGGACACGGGCGCGGCCGTGGCCAGCAGCACCGCGAAGAGCGCGCAGCACGCGGCGACGAGGGCCGCCAGCCTGCGGCCAGGGCCACGTCCTGTACGCCGGACAGGACCGCCGCCCGTACGCCCGACAGGACCGCCCCCCGCGCCGCGTACAGCACCGCGTGATGCGCCGCCCCGCACCGAAGGCGCGGATACGGCCGCGGACGCCGGCTCGCTCACCGGCACGTACAACCGTCTGTTCATCCTTTGCTCAGCCCCTCGGGTGATACGTGGTCGGCCGCACGGGCACGGTGACCGTGACCGTCGCGGGCGTGGCGTGGGTGAAGTGGAGCCGTAGGGTGATCCGCTCGCCCACCGAGGGCATGTGGGTGAGAGTTTCCAGCATCAGGTGGTCGCCGCCGGTGCCGAGGGTGAGCCGGCCGCCGGCCGGCACGGTCAGCGCGGTCACCTGGCGCATGGTGGTGCCGGTCGTGGTGTGCAGCGTGACGTGCGCGGCGAGCGAGGTGCTCACCGACGTCAATTGTGCGTCCGTGCCTCCGCTGTTGGACACCGTCACATAGGCGGCGGCTTCGTCGGTCAGCAAAGGCCGCGGTATGTATCCCTCGCTCACCGTCAGCCTGGCCGGGCTCCCGCTGCCGGGACCCGAGCCGTGCCCGGCCAGACCGGCCGCGGCGCCGCTCGCCGCGGCCACCGCCACGACCCCGCCCAGCGCGCCCAGCAGCGCGCGCCGCCTTCTCACGGCGCCTCACTCCTGATGATCTTGGGCAGGTCGTGCGCGAACTGCTCGGCCGTGGTCCCGGACATGTAGAGCACGTGCCCCTTGTTGTCCTTGGGCCAGAACGCCAGCACCTCGGCGCCATGGGTGACGGAGATGCTGCCGTCGCTCTCCTTGACCGGTGCCTCGATGCCGACGCCCACCGAACGCGCCGCGCTCTGGATGGCGGTGAAGTCACCGGTCAGGCCGATGAAGCTCTTGTCCATCGCGCCGAGCCACTCGGTCAGCCGGGCGGGGGTGTCGCGTTGCGGGTCGGAGCTGACGAAGACGACCCGCAGCTTGTCCTGGTCGGCCCTGGGCAGCTTGGCTTTGGCCAGCGCCAGGTCGCTCATGGTGGTCGGGCAGACGTCCGGGCAGTGGGTGTAGCCGAAGAAGAGCAGGGTGGGGTGGCCGGCGGTCTGCTTGACGAGGTCGAACGGCTTGCCGTGGTTGTCGGTGAGCTGCAACTGCGGCTTGGTGAAGGGCGTGTCGAGCAGCGTGCCCGGCTGGTCGCTGCCGCCCTGCACCTGCGCCAGGGAGCCGGCGCCGGAGGAGGCGTCGGAGCTGCCGGAGGAGCCCCCGCAGCCGGTGAGCAGGAGAGCGCAGGCGGCAGCCAGTGCGACGGCGCCGGTCTTGACGGTGGTACGCATGAAGGTGGTCCTCAGAAGTGCGATGACGATGGGGCCGGGCGGCCGCGGGCCTGCGGACCCGCGGCCGCCCGGCGGAGAGCCGGTGCCTCAGGCGGCGCTGCCGCCGCCGGGGCCGTCCTGCGAGGCGGTGCGGCGGCGCCCGGCGAAGACCCCGAAGCCGACGCCTGCCGCGCCGATGACGATGCCCACGACGCCCAGGGCGCGCGCGGTGCCGTCGCTGTCGCTGCCGCCGGAGGAGGCCTGCGTGGTGCCCTTGCTGTCCGAGGCGGGGGCGGGAGCGGGCGTGCCCGTGGCGGTGGCGGTGGCCGCGCCCTCGTCGGCCGGTGCGGTCAGCGTCAGGGTCGGCGCGGGATTCTGCGGCTCCGCCTGGCCCGCCTGCGGGATCTCGATCCAGCGCACGACTTCGCCGTTGCTGTAGGTCTGCAGTGTCTTGAACGACAGGGCGGCGGCGTCCGAGGGCAGCGGCCCGAAGGACACCGGGAACTGCTGGAACTGCCCGGGCGCGATCTTCCCGCCGCTCCAGGTGATCTTCGTGACGGCCTGGTCGACGGTGCCGTCGTCGGTCTTGATCGGGGTGGCCAGCTTCGACGTCGTCACCTGCCCGGTCCAGCCCGGGACCGGCTGCAGCGACACCGACGCGATCGGGTGATCGGTCGGCAGGTTGACCTCGATCTTGATGGTGGACGCGCCGTCCCGCTCGTTGGGCACCTTGAAGGCGATCGTGCTGTAGCTGCCCTTGGTCGCGGTGTTCGGCTGCACGGTGACGTGGGCGAAGGCCGGGACCGCGGCCAGCAGGACGGTGGCACCGGCGAGCGCGGTGACGGCGGCGGCGCGGCCGCGCAGGCGTGACATGCGGGAAGTGCTCATGGCAGGGGTTCTCCACGGTGAGAGGTGCGGACGGTGGCATGGTGCGGGCCGCGCCGCCTGCGCAAGGGTGCGGTCGCGGCACACGCGTACGTATGCGGTGATCGCCGTCCGCAGCGATGTGCGACGGGATTCCGTACGGGTACGGGTGTGCCACAGGTGCACTCGTGTGCCGGCCGCGGCCGGGGCGGACCCGTGCGCCGTCGCCGACTCGCCCTTGGTGCACGGGGGAGCGGACGCCGCGTCAGGCCGCCAGGGACACCGGTGGGCCGCGCCTGGCCACGGAGTGCCGCAGCAGCACCGTGCGGTAGCCGGCGCCGCGGATCTCACTCGTACGGCGCAGCGTGTGCTGCCGGGCAGCGGGCACCCCGGCGGCGAGCGCGGACAGCAGCGCATGGGCGCGGCGCAGCACCGCGGGGCTCAGCACGGCCAGCCCCGCGGCGCCGCGCACCGACAGCCTGACCAGCCGCCACAGCGCGGCCTCGCCGCGCCGCAGCAGCCAGCCCGCGACCACGGCGGCCAGCAGGTGGCCGAGCAGCATCGGCAGCGAGCACATCGGAAGGGCCGTCATCACCAGGTGACTGCCACCGGGACGCGACGCCATACCGGGCATGTCCGGCATACCGTGCGCGCCGTTCGGATCGATGCCCGCGTTCAGCACGATCTGCCGGGCCGACTGCGGGCTGAGCCGCAGCCCCCGGTCGTCGCACACCAGCCGGGCGGCAAGCGACAACAGTCCGCCGTCGCTGTCACTCGAAGGAGTGAGTGACTGTGTGGCGCACATCTGGCCCGCGCCGAAGACCGTGTGCAGGGCGAGCTGCCCGGCGGCGAGGAGCGCCGCGATGCCCGGCAGCGTCCGCTCCCGGCCCGCCAGCGGGGCCACGACCGCGAAGACCGTCAGCCACCCCAGCACCAGTGACCAGGCCGGCACCGGGGCGCCGGAGGCCAGCGTGTGCCCGGCTGCGGCCAGCGCGACGCAGACCGCGGTGAACACCGCGGCCCGGAGCAGTCGCATGCCGGCGCCTGCGCGCGCGGCGGTGGCGGGGGAGGCCATGACGGCGGTCATCCTCTCACCGCACGCACCCGGCGCGGAACAGGGGGGTGCCCGGCTCGCGGTGGTGTGTCCGGCTGATTCCCTACACCCGTACGCCGGGCGCACGCATCCGCCGAATGAGCGGGATCACGTCAACCCCACGCTTACGGAGTGCTCTTCGCGGCAATACGTAACCGTATGTCGAGCCGCAGCCAGGAGGCTGGAGCATGAGCATCTGGTGGTCCCTCCATTTGCGGCGCGAGGCTGCGAGCGTGCCGCTCGCCCGGAGACTTCTGCTGGGGACCATGGAGACCGCCGGGGTCGACCCCGACATCTCCTTCGACCTCTCGGTGGCATTGTCCGAGGCGTGCGCCAACGCCGTGGAACACGCCGGATCGGCGACCGGCTACTGCGTCACCGCCCTGATCGACGGTGACTGCTGCCGGATCGAGGTCGCCGACTCCGGGCCGGGTTCAACCCGCGACCGCACGTCCGAGTTCGACCGCACGCCCGAACTCGACCGCAAACCCGACTGGGTCCTGCACCCGGCCCGGCCGCTGACCCACCGGGGCCAGTACGCCGAGCACGGGCGGGGACTGTTCCTGATCGAAGCGCTGGTGGACCATGTGCGCTTCCACGACCGGCCAGGGCACGGCACGGTCGTGTCCTTCGACAAGGTGCTGAAGTGGCGTGACGACGCGCTGCTGAAGGCGTCCTGACGCCTTGGAGCACAGCCGGGCGCCCTGATGCCCGGCCGTACGACCGGGCGCCCTGACGCCTGCTGTCACGACCGGGCGCGGCCTACCCCCGCAGCTCCGCCATCCACGACTCGACCTCGTCCGCGCCGCGCGGGAGGGCCGCCGACAGGTTCCGGTTGCCGCTGGGCGTCACCAGGATGTCGTCCTCGATCCGCACCCCGATGCCGCGGTACTGCTCCGGCACCGTGAGATCGTCGGGCTGGAAGTACAGGCCGGGCTCGACGGTGAGCACCATGCCGGGCTCCAGGGTGCAGTCCACATACGCCTCGGTCCGCGCGTGCGCGCAGTCGTGCACGTCGAGGCCGAGCATGTGACCGGTGCCGTGCAGCGTCCAGCGCCGCTGCAGGCCCAGTTCGAGCACCCGCTGGACGGGCCCTTCGAGCAGGCCCCACTCGACCAGCCGTTCGGCCAGCACACGCTGCGCGGCCTCGTGGAAGTCGCGGTAGGCGGCTCCCGGCTTGACCACGTCGATGCCCGCCTGCTGAGCGTCGTGGACGGCGTCGTAGATCTGCCGCTGGATCGGCGTGAAGCGCCCGCTGACCGGCAGCGTACGGGTGACGTCCGCGGTGTAGAGGGTGCGGGTCTCCACGCCGGCGTCGAGCAGCAGCAGGTCGCCGGACTTCACCTGGCCGTCGTTGCGCACCCAGTGCAGGGTGGTGGCGTGTGGCCCCGACGCGCAGATCGAGCCGTAACCGACGTCGTTGCCCTCGACCCGGGCACGCAGGAAGAACGTGCCCTCGATGTAGCGCTCGGAGGTGGCCTCCGCCTTGTCCAGCACCTTGACGACGTCCTCGAAGCCACGCGCGGTCGAGGTGCAGGCCGCTTCGAGCTCGGCGATCTCGAAGTCGTCCTTGACCGCGCGCAGCTCGGACAGGAAGACGGTCAGCTCCGCGTCCCGCTCGGCCGTCACCTTGTCGGTGAGCGCCGCCTCGATCCCCGCGTCGTGGCCGCGGACCACCCGCACAGGACCGGTGGCCCCGCGCAGATCCGCGGCGGCCTTGCGCACGTCGCGGCACGGCAGGCCGAGCAGCTGCTCGGCCTCGGCCAGGCTGTGCCTGCGGCCGACCCACAGCTCGCCCTGGCCGTCCAGCCAGAACTCGCCGTTCTCCCGGTCCGAGCGCGGCAGGAGATACGCCGTCGCCTCGTGGCCGCCGTCCGCCAGCGGCTCGAGCACCAGGACCGCGTCCTGCGTCTGGTCACCGGTGAGGTGGACGTATTCGGTGGCGGCCCGGAACGGATACTCCGTGTCGTTGGAACGGGTCCG from Streptomyces sp. NBC_01198 includes these protein-coding regions:
- the pheA gene encoding prephenate dehydratase, which gives rise to MSSASRYTYLGPEGTFTEAALRSLPEAATRELVPMVSVPAALDAVRGGEAGGALVPIENSVEGGITATLDELAFGEPLMIYREVLLPIAFALLVRPGTDLTGVKTVTGHPAAQIQVRQWLAEHLPDAVWESAASNADGARLVQEGRFDGAFAGEFAAPTYGLEALATEIHDAQNATTRFVLAGRPARLAAPTGADKTSAVFWLRDDHPGALLEMLQEFAIRGVNLMRIESRPTGEGLGQYCFSVDAEGHLTDRRVGEALMGLRRRCLNVRFLGSYPRADKVSGTVARGTGDAEFTDAADWLNRALDGRG
- the efeB gene encoding iron uptake transporter deferrochelatase/peroxidase subunit, which encodes MSKTARTGARRGDAATRAPGTEAAAMDSGAAKADDEAAVQDETAVQGDALTQRRSAPISRRRLLGTAGAAGAAGLVAGGAAGAGVAVAVDTEPTALATVGSAHIPFEGIRQAGIVQPGQACGHLVAFDLVRGADRRAAAALMRRWSDAVRTMTAADRPSAPAAYDDQVAYDAGPSSLTVTFGFGRSFFGRTGLDAALPEALAPLPDFAGDRLDAARSNGDLWVQIGADDALVAFHALRALQKAARGTAAVRWQMNGFNRTPGATPHPMTGRNLMGQIDGTNNPKPSDPDFERRVFVPAAGSPRWMAGGSYVVVRRIRMLLDDWDHLSVARQEKVIGRRKSDGAPLSGGTEFTPVDLGRINADGAFAVAGDAHIRVAAAASNGGAAMLRRAFSYHDGIGTDGTPDAGLLFVAWQADPLKGFVPVQRKLDGGDGLSRFLRHESSGLFAVPGGPGRGEYVGQHLLEG
- a CDS encoding copper resistance CopC/CopD family protein → MLLATAAPVSAHAALIRTVPADGSVVQTAPQQVVLTFSEGVLLSADSLRVLDPAGANVATGAPGHAAGKGSGSTATVALRSGLGNGTYTVAWKAVSQDSHPVAGAFTFSVGAASKTIVDLSDQAALGGGAAGTLYGVARYFAYGGFALLVGGCVFLSVCWPRGALLRPLQRLVAGGWATLVAATIALIMLRGPYVNGSGLGDAFDLGIIRAQLETRPGAALISRLLLLAAAAVFLAVLFGSYAKREDPEERADLAWGLGIGGSVVAVGIAATWAMAEHASVGIQRKVAMPVDVVHLLSMAVWLGGLITLLTALSAPSTAGTVERAAVRRFSTIALTAVTALVCTGTYQAWRQIGTWRAFTDTSYGRLLLIKIGLVGALVCVAWFSRRWTRSIGEPAAMATATAGKVGRQTARQTVKAAAGGSEAAEATGAREQVKDKAGDPDAGGPEPDAGSASGTDAGKDRAAGDPRRTAQLRRQQDARTAAREKKARDADPARVALRRSVLAEVGIAVVLLTVTTMLTGSQPGRAAEEQKALAPAPAGPGVTAPVTRVPQDVDLRIPFDTGGPHGKGTADLELSPAKAGADAVVHLELSDAAGLPVTAPEVRLAFTLPAQNLGPLSAKVTSFGAGHWIASNVRLPLAGSWQVTLTVRTSDIDEVTVTRNVQVAS
- a CDS encoding copper chaperone PCu(A)C, giving the protein MRRRRALLGALGGVVAVAAASGAAAGLAGHGSGPGSGSPARLTVSEGYIPRPLLTDEAAAYVTVSNSGGTDAQLTSVSTSLAAHVTLHTTTGTTMRQVTALTVPAGGRLTLGTGGDHLMLETLTHMPSVGERITLRLHFTHATPATVTVTVPVRPTTYHPRG
- a CDS encoding SCO family protein, with the protein product MRTTVKTGAVALAAACALLLTGCGGSSGSSDASSGAGSLAQVQGGSDQPGTLLDTPFTKPQLQLTDNHGKPFDLVKQTAGHPTLLFFGYTHCPDVCPTTMSDLALAKAKLPRADQDKLRVVFVSSDPQRDTPARLTEWLGAMDKSFIGLTGDFTAIQSAARSVGVGIEAPVKESDGSISVTHGAEVLAFWPKDNKGHVLYMSGTTAEQFAHDLPKIIRSEAP
- a CDS encoding YcnI family copper-binding membrane protein; the protein is MSTSRMSRLRGRAAAVTALAGATVLLAAVPAFAHVTVQPNTATKGSYSTIAFKVPNERDGASTIKIEVNLPTDHPIASVSLQPVPGWTGQVTTSKLATPIKTDDGTVDQAVTKITWSGGKIAPGQFQQFPVSFGPLPSDAAALSFKTLQTYSNGEVVRWIEIPQAGQAEPQNPAPTLTLTAPADEGAATATATGTPAPAPASDSKGTTQASSGGSDSDGTARALGVVGIVIGAAGVGFGVFAGRRRTASQDGPGGGSAA
- a CDS encoding ATP-binding protein; translation: MSIWWSLHLRREAASVPLARRLLLGTMETAGVDPDISFDLSVALSEACANAVEHAGSATGYCVTALIDGDCCRIEVADSGPGSTRDRTSEFDRTPELDRKPDWVLHPARPLTHRGQYAEHGRGLFLIEALVDHVRFHDRPGHGTVVSFDKVLKWRDDALLKAS
- a CDS encoding aminopeptidase P family protein — its product is MKQRKNGLYPAVSDELAAAMKTGWADTELHGLAPIAQAGHTAARRAAVSARFPGERIVVPAGKLRTRSNDTEYPFRAATEYVHLTGDQTQDAVLVLEPLADGGHEATAYLLPRSDRENGEFWLDGQGELWVGRRHSLAEAEQLLGLPCRDVRKAAADLRGATGPVRVVRGHDAGIEAALTDKVTAERDAELTVFLSELRAVKDDFEIAELEAACTSTARGFEDVVKVLDKAEATSERYIEGTFFLRARVEGNDVGYGSICASGPHATTLHWVRNDGQVKSGDLLLLDAGVETRTLYTADVTRTLPVSGRFTPIQRQIYDAVHDAQQAGIDVVKPGAAYRDFHEAAQRVLAERLVEWGLLEGPVQRVLELGLQRRWTLHGTGHMLGLDVHDCAHARTEAYVDCTLEPGMVLTVEPGLYFQPDDLTVPEQYRGIGVRIEDDILVTPSGNRNLSAALPRGADEVESWMAELRG